The Arachis hypogaea cultivar Tifrunner chromosome 19, arahy.Tifrunner.gnm2.J5K5, whole genome shotgun sequence genome has a window encoding:
- the LOC112778706 gene encoding phenylacetaldehyde synthase — protein sequence MHDITVNCFSLVPSPVLAVLFLYPLTSKGKILPRVTHWQSPNYFVLDWLAKALKLPHDFHSTGQGGGVIQGTTSEAVIVVLLAARIGGLNPELCRSLKTDVSTNYALSPEVFSEAVSRDIASGLIPFFLCAIVGTTSLTAIDPLPEMRKIELVDCAFLSGFINVVSELIESNHSGCSRGVSTEELIHINTSIVLEALGAAPVPGATTLTEKLNHQGFSFKGTRNHCISFR from the exons ATGCATGATATAACTGTAAATTGCTTTAGCCTGGTTCCAAGCCCTGTTCTTGCCGTCCTTTTCCTTTATCCACTCACCTCTAAG GGAAAGATTTTGCCAAGGGTAACACACTGGCAAAGCCCCAATTATTTTGTTCTCGATTGGCTTGCAAAGGCACTTAAGCTGCCTCATGATTTCCATTCTACTG GGCAAGGTGGTGGAGTTATTCAAGGAACAACGAGTGAAGCAGTAATAGTTGTCTTGTTGGCTGCTCGG ATAGGTGGACTTAATCCTGAGCTTTGCAGGTCACTAAAAACTGATGTTTCAACAAATTATGCACTTTCTCCTGAAGTATTTTCTGAAGCAGTTTCAAGAGACATTGCTAGTGGTCTTATACCATTTTTCTTATGTGCTATT GTTGGTACAACTTCATTAACTGCTATTGATCCTCTACCTGAAATGAGAAAAATTG AACTTGTTGATTGTGCTTTTCTTTCTGGCTTCATCAATGTTGTTTCGGAACTCATTGAATCCAATCATTCCGGTTGCTCCAGAGGTGTATCAACTGAAGAACTCATTCACATCAACACAAGTATAGTTTTGGAAGCACTTGGCGCTGCCCCTGTTCCAGGTGCTACTACTCTGACTGAAAAGCTGAACCACCAAG GTTTCAGTTTCAAAGGCACGCGCAATCATTGTATTAGCTTCAGATGA
- the LOC112777443 gene encoding uncharacterized protein: protein MDKSWMLKPRTSKKYLDGLDEFLDFAFHNAAEGTQILCPCKNCNNCSWRNREDVYEHLVCDGFDKGYNKWIFHGECGSSKSAEKDGSEIQDNLDKLLEETFMMSRQFETSQFDDALDEDENEEEPDEETKKFYKLIHDAHQELYLGCKDFTKLSTIVRLLHIKNLHGWSNVSFNMLLQLLNELLPEGSCLPSIYEECKYIIKGLDFSYEKIDACPNDCILYWKKFKEYTTCPKCGASRYKMKKVQSAKRKVSCKLTSQPIPAKILRYFPLKLRIKKLFISSKTADLMTWHNKGRKNDGKLRHPADSPAWKTFDSLHSNFALEPRNVRMGLASDGFNPYKTMSSRYSIWPVVLTIYNLSPWDCMKQHSMMLSLLIPGPSSPNRNIDIYLQPLIDELKELWENGFETYDASSGKLFRVHAALLWTISDLPGYSMLSGWRTSGKLACPVCNYDTCSRFLKHSKKTCYMGHRRFLASKHRWRKDKKSFDGTKELRTAPVPLSGPDVLEKLGNRENSFGKTIKRRRNDDDPWTKKSIFFELPYWSTNLLRHNLDVMHIEKNICENIVGTLLNLEGKSKDHLKARLDLVDMEIRHELHPKNIGLNKTFLPPARFTMSSKEKSDFCCVLKNVKLPEGYGSNISRCVQLEHHKLLGLKSHDYHILMQDLLKIAIRRALPKEVVRVLLKFSSYFKTLCSKVIRVDVFEQLDVEIAQILCELERIFPPSFFVLMIHLSMHLAYEARLGGPVQYRWMYPIERFLLKLKNYVRNKSRPEGSIAEGYLADECLTFCSRYLNDNVRTKFNNPTKNLDGPIGNGVMISLDPLMWEQSHRYVLFNCNITAPYIKQHEEIVFSDAHSLGDKWDKTKDHCLTFTELFEDFARNSSVNKELKWLSRGPNVAARRFSAYVINGYKFVTEDCERKTQNTGVIVISSTVKFRNEKDEDPEVENVTYYGVLKDIPELDYHGHSKYVLFKCDWFQSKKDNFGLTLVNFRKPIYENDPFVFATQVRQVYYTEDPSDTWHVVTNTIPRDLFDIYGDLDNDDMEKFKDGPQITSSMLYQSTSVEDDVNWIRDDIPGTTIDTCILDNQPMGEESQDNLDFSHRDMSTL from the exons ATGGATAAGAGTTGGATGCTCAAACCGCGAACTTCTAAGAAGTACTTAGATGGATTAGATGAGTTTCTTGATTTTGCATTTCATAATGCAGCTGAAGGAACTCAGATTCTATGCCCTTGTAAGAATTGCAATAATTGTTCTTGGAGAAATCGAGAGGATGTTTACGAGCATTTAGTTTGTGATGGGTTTGATAAGGGATACAATAAGTGGATATTTCATGGAGAATGTGGATCTTCAAAATCTGCTGAGAAGGATGGATCTGAAATACAAGATAACTTGGATAAATTGTTGGAAGAGACTTTCATGATGTCGAGGCAATTTGAAACGAGTCAATTTGATGACGCATTGGATGAggatgaaaatgaagaagagccTGATGAAGAAACTAAGAAGTTTTACAAGTTGATCCATGATGCTCATCAAGAATTATATCTGGGATGTAAAGATTTTACAAAGTTATCAACTATTGTTCGTTTGCTCCACATAAAGAACCTTCATGGTTGGAGCAACGTATCATTTAATATGTTACTACAACTACTCAATGAATTACTTCCCGAAGGCTCGTGTCTACCATCAATATATGAAGAATGCAAGTACATCATCAAGGGCTTAGATTTCAGTTATGAAAAAATTGACGCTTGTCCAAATGACTGTATCTTATACTGGAAGAAGTTTAAGGAATACACTACTTGTCCAAAGTGTGGTGCTTCTAGGTATaaaatgaaaaaggtccaaagTGCTAAAAGAAAAGTTTCTTGCAAGTTAACTTCTCAACCAATTCCAGCAAAGATTTTGAGGTATTTTCCTTTGAAACTGAGGATCAAGAAACTATTCATATCTTCAAAAACCGCTGATCTGATGACGTGGCACAATAAAGGTCGTAAAAATGATGGAAAACTAAGGCATCCGGCAGACTCACCAGCTTGGAAAACTTTCGATTCGTTACATTCAAATTTTGCATTGGAGCCTCGAAATGTGAGGATGGGTTTAGCAAGTGATGGTTTTAACCCATATAAAACAATGAGTAGTAGATACAGTATTTGGCCGGTGGTCCTGACGATATATAACTTGTCTCCATGGGATTGCATGAAACAACATTCTATGATGTTGTCTTTGCTTATTCCTGGTCCTTCTTCTCCTAATAGAAATATTGATATATATTTACAACCTTTAATCGATGAGTTAAAAGAGTTGTGGGAGAATGGCTTTGAGACATATGATGCTTCTAGTGGAAAGTTATTTCGTGTACATGCTGCCTTACTTTGGACTATAAGCGATTTGCCTGGTTACTCTATGTTATCTGGTTGGCGTACAAGTGGAAAATTGGCATGTCCTGTTTGTAATTATGACACATGCTCTAGATTCTTGAAACATAGTAAAAAAACGTGTTACATGGGACATCGAAGATTTTTAGCATCAAAGCATCGGTGGCGAAAGGACAAGAAGAGTTTTGACGGTACGAAAGAGCTAAGAACAGCACCTGTACCACTATCAGGGCCTGATGTATTAGAAAAATTAGGCAATAGGGAGAATTCGTTTGGGAAGACTATAAAGAGGAGAAGAAATGATGATGATCCCTGGACTAAGAAAAGCATCTTTTTCGAGTTACCATATTGGAGTACTAATTTGCTTCGTCACAACTTAGATGTAATGCACATTGAAAagaatatttgtgaaaatattgtTGGAACATTATTGAATTTAGAAGGAAAATCAAAAGATCATCTCAAAGCAAGGCTTGACTTGGTAGATATGGAGATACGGCATGAACTTCATCCAAAAAATATAGGACTAAATAAGACATTTTTGCCACCAGCACGTTTCACAATGTCTTCAAAGGAAAAAAGTGACTTTTGTTGTGTTTTGAAAAATGTGAAGCTTCCTGAAGGGTATGGCTCCAATATTTCTAGGTGTGTTCAACTGGAACATCACAAACTTCTTGGTCTTAAGAGTCACGACTACCATATATTGATGCAAGACTTGCTTAAAATAGCAATTCGAAGAGCCTTACCAAAAGAAGTTGTGAGAGTTCTACTCAAGTTCAGTTCATACTTCAAGACTTTATGCTCTAAAGTTATCAGAGTTGATGTGTTTGAACAATTAGATGTCGAAATTGCACAAATTCTTTGTGAATTAGAAAGAATATTTCCACCATCATTTTTTGTGCTAATGATCCATTTGTCTATGCATCTAGCATATGAAGCAAGACTTGGTGGACCTGTCCAATACCGTTGGATGTACCCAATTGAGAG GTTCCTACTCAAATTGAAGAATTATGTCCGTAATAAAAGTCGTCCTGAGGGATCTATTGCAGAAGGGTATTTAGCAGATGAATGTTTGACATTTTGTTCAAGATACTTGAATGACAATGTCCGAACAAAATTCAATAACCCAACAAAGAATCTTGACGGCCCAATAGGGAATGGGGTGATGATAAGTCTGGATCCTCTTATGTGGGAGCAATCTCATCGATATGTATTGTTCAATTGTAATATCACCGCTCCATATATCAA ACAACATGAGGAGATTGTTTTTAGTGATGCTCATAGCCTTGGAGATAAATGGGACAAGACAAAAGACCATTGTCTTACTTTTACGGAATTGTTTGAAGATTTTGCTAGGAATTCATCTGTTAATAAGGAGTTGAAGTGGTTGTCTAGAGGGCCAAATGTTGCTGCAAGAAGATTTTCTGCTTATGTGATAAATGGTTATAAGTTTGTGACTGAAGATtgtgagagaaaaacacaaaatactGGAGTTATTGTTATTTCATCCACTGTCAAGTTTAGAAATGAGAAAGATGAGGATCCAGAAGTAGAAAATGTCACTTATTATGGAGTTCTAAAAGATATACCTGAGTTAGATTATCATGGGCATTCTAAATATGTGCTATTTAAGTGCGATTGGTTTCAAAGTAAAAAAGACAACTTTGGGTTAACACTGGTAAACTTTAGAAAGCCAATTTATGAAAATGATCCATTCGTGTTTGCAACTCAAGTAAGACAAGTTTATTACACAGAAGATCCAAGTGATACTTGGCATGTTGTTACCAACACCATTCCAAGGGATTTGTTTGATATATACGGTGACTTAGATAATGATGACATGGAAAAGTTCAAGGATGGTCCTCAAATAACAAGTTCTATGCTTTATCAATCTACAAGTGTTGAAGATGATGTTAATTGGATTAGGGATGATATACCTGGGACAACAATTGATACATGCATCTTAGATAATCAACCAATGGGAGAAGAGTCTCAAGATAATCTTGATTTTAGTCATAGAGATATGTCAACCCTATGA